One window of Candidatus Nitrospira kreftii genomic DNA carries:
- a CDS encoding hypothetical protein (conserved protein of unknown function): protein MITNVPLQTIILNLEEQITRASNQFSHWEDFREQAYEPSWVIEATFLQLLAALEYLGMPELRNAGYLEYKELATKKGFSQAKADQDGESYSVVLGRISCYLAALKGLLPGDKHTTVTKDLLDIIRNVIYVIANPDVFPEVPQNERDVHIRIESILKCVFPDLKHEPSLSKQIKNFEPDTGIPSLETLIEYKFLYRIEDVPTIADQLLADTRGYFSKDWVRFVYVIYETNRFRTENDWNQLMREAGVPINTTVVVLNGEPRLTARTSSRKKTQLKQESPTSL from the coding sequence ATGATTACAAATGTGCCCCTGCAGACCATTATTCTCAATCTGGAAGAGCAGATAACCAGGGCTAGTAATCAGTTTTCTCATTGGGAAGATTTTAGAGAACAAGCTTATGAGCCGAGTTGGGTAATCGAGGCAACCTTTCTGCAGTTACTGGCTGCTCTCGAATACTTGGGTATGCCAGAACTGAGAAACGCTGGCTATTTAGAATATAAGGAGTTAGCGACAAAAAAGGGGTTTTCGCAAGCTAAAGCGGATCAAGATGGTGAATCATATTCAGTCGTGCTCGGTCGAATTAGTTGTTATCTGGCAGCACTGAAGGGGCTTTTACCCGGCGACAAGCACACAACAGTGACCAAGGATCTGTTGGACATTATTCGCAATGTTATCTATGTCATTGCTAATCCCGACGTCTTCCCCGAGGTCCCTCAGAATGAAAGGGATGTGCATATAAGGATTGAGTCCATCTTGAAATGTGTTTTTCCAGACCTTAAACACGAGCCTTCACTTTCCAAACAGATAAAGAATTTTGAGCCTGATACAGGCATTCCATCTCTCGAGACACTCATTGAGTACAAATTTCTATATCGAATAGAGGACGTTCCAACTATTGCGGATCAGCTTCTCGCTGATACTCGCGGATACTTCTCTAAAGATTGGGTGCGGTTCGTGTATGTAATCTATGAGACGAATCGGTTTCGCACTGAGAACGACTGGAACCAGCTTATGAGAGAGGCTGGGGTACCAATTAACACGACGGTGGTTGTCCTGAACGGTGAGCCACGCCTGACGGCTCGGACGTCAAGCCGAAAAAAAACACAATTGAAACAGGAGTCCCCTACTAGCCTCTGA